One genomic window of Cupriavidus malaysiensis includes the following:
- a CDS encoding LysR family transcriptional regulator, producing the protein MRDSLDLNTVRVYAAVVDEQSFAGAARLLALPSSNVSRHVASLERRLGVRLLERSTRHLRMTEAGRLLYERAKPLLDALLSTEEELGAAQRELRGPLRMCMPGEAPRLLAPILAEFCSLHPGVELECDTRLTGLEALREDVDLSILFHRGRQDDSTFITRELATLPSIVVAAPALLAKTGMPRQVRELRSLPCITTLSALKGQPWQFQDADGEIVKVPVRSRYRVNSGELALAGARQGIGFAIVAAYPCQEDLAAGRLREVPLDLSPAPLQLLGAYSHRHSVTTRVRALLDLIQLRLDGVGSGSRRGANPLDP; encoded by the coding sequence ATGCGTGACTCACTCGACCTGAATACCGTCCGCGTCTACGCGGCGGTCGTCGACGAACAGAGCTTCGCCGGCGCGGCGCGCCTGCTGGCCCTGCCCTCGTCCAACGTCAGTCGCCACGTCGCCTCGCTGGAGCGCAGGCTGGGCGTCCGCTTGCTGGAACGCAGCACCCGCCATCTGCGCATGACGGAAGCCGGCAGGTTGCTCTACGAACGCGCAAAGCCCCTGCTTGACGCCTTGCTCTCCACCGAAGAGGAACTCGGTGCGGCGCAGCGCGAACTGCGCGGCCCCCTGCGAATGTGCATGCCAGGCGAAGCGCCAAGGCTGCTGGCCCCCATCCTGGCCGAGTTCTGCAGCCTCCATCCCGGCGTGGAGCTGGAATGCGACACGCGCCTGACCGGCCTGGAAGCGCTGCGGGAAGACGTGGATCTCTCCATCCTCTTCCATCGCGGCCGCCAGGACGACAGCACCTTCATCACCCGCGAACTCGCTACGTTGCCCAGCATCGTGGTCGCGGCGCCCGCCCTGCTGGCCAAGACCGGAATGCCGCGCCAGGTGCGGGAACTCAGGTCCCTGCCCTGCATCACCACCCTGAGCGCGCTGAAGGGCCAGCCCTGGCAGTTCCAGGACGCTGACGGCGAGATCGTCAAGGTGCCGGTCCGCAGCCGCTACCGCGTCAACAGCGGAGAGCTGGCACTGGCGGGCGCGCGGCAAGGTATCGGCTTCGCAATCGTGGCGGCCTATCCATGCCAGGAAGACCTTGCCGCGGGCCGGTTGCGGGAAGTGCCGCTGGACTTGTCCCCTGCGCCGCTGCAATTGCTGGGCGCGTACAGCCACCGGCATTCCGTGACCACGCGGGTCCGGGCCTTGCTGGATCTGATACAGCTGCGCCTGGATGGCGTGGGGAGCGGTTCGAGACGAGGGGCGAATCCTCTTGACCC